In Myxococcus stipitatus, the following are encoded in one genomic region:
- a CDS encoding glycosyltransferase family 1 protein, protein MRRTVSTGPIAFDATLWDEPTTGIGLYTRCLAGALEARGVRLEKLGARDSGDHPRGSGSRTAWTLARLPRVLERSRPPLYHALGNFNLPLTRVPGTAYVLTVLDLIPLIMPDTVSAKFRWQFRLWLSRSLLLADRVVCISERTRQDLLARFPAAEPRAVVVPIGVDHVHAPVLDATSVDFLRALSLPKDYVLYAGSLDVRKNVDLVLDAMERLRAQGRPASLVLAGQSWFGSGRVESRIARLRAEGHDIRPLGYQAEPVFYELMRRAAVFVFPSRYEGFGLPPLEAMRLGTPSIVSTAGSLPEVCGDAALAVRPDDAQGLAEAIHRLLSSPREREALAEKGQARAARFTWERTAEQTLAVYEAALRR, encoded by the coding sequence ATGAGGCGCACCGTGTCCACCGGCCCCATCGCTTTCGACGCGACACTCTGGGATGAGCCCACCACTGGCATCGGCCTCTATACGCGCTGTCTCGCGGGGGCCCTGGAGGCCCGAGGCGTGCGGCTCGAGAAGCTGGGCGCGCGCGACTCCGGCGACCACCCTCGGGGGAGCGGAAGCCGCACCGCCTGGACGCTCGCCCGGCTACCCCGCGTGCTCGAGCGCTCACGCCCGCCGCTGTACCACGCGCTGGGCAACTTCAACCTCCCGCTGACCCGGGTGCCCGGCACGGCCTACGTCCTCACCGTGCTGGACCTGATTCCGCTCATCATGCCGGACACCGTCTCCGCGAAGTTCCGGTGGCAGTTCCGGCTGTGGCTGTCGCGCAGTCTTCTGCTGGCGGACCGGGTGGTGTGCATCAGCGAGCGCACGCGGCAGGACCTGCTGGCGCGCTTCCCGGCGGCCGAGCCTCGCGCGGTGGTCGTGCCCATCGGCGTGGACCATGTCCACGCGCCCGTGCTGGACGCGACGAGCGTGGACTTCCTGCGCGCCCTGTCGCTGCCCAAGGACTACGTCCTCTACGCGGGCTCGCTCGATGTCCGCAAGAACGTGGACCTGGTGCTGGATGCCATGGAGCGCCTGCGGGCCCAGGGGCGGCCCGCGTCGCTCGTGCTGGCGGGGCAGAGCTGGTTCGGCTCGGGGCGCGTGGAGTCGCGCATCGCCCGGCTGCGCGCGGAGGGACATGACATCCGTCCGTTGGGCTATCAGGCGGAGCCCGTGTTCTACGAGCTGATGCGGCGCGCGGCCGTGTTCGTCTTCCCCTCGCGTTACGAGGGCTTCGGACTTCCTCCGCTGGAGGCGATGCGGCTGGGCACCCCGAGCATCGTGTCGACGGCGGGCTCGCTCCCGGAGGTCTGCGGCGATGCGGCCCTCGCGGTGCGGCCGGATGATGCGCAGGGGCTCGCGGAGGCCATCCATCGGCTGTTGAGCTCGCCTCGTGAGCGTGAGGCGCTGGCGGAGAAGGGCCAGGCTCGCGCCGCACGGTTCACCTGGGAACGGACGGCGGAACAAACGCTGGCGGTCTACGAAGCCGCGCTCCGACGCTGA
- a CDS encoding NADAR family protein, with protein MAGTQRQDRFTFFWKEQSPFSQFHRVAFVVDGVRYNCAEQFMMAGKARLFGDAEVLNEILAAKTPPAQKALGRKVRGFDVATWERERERIVYAGNRAKFTQHAALLEVLLATQGTELVEASPMDRIWGVGLKMEDPRIQDPSKWRGLNLLGKVLTRLREDLLAEGITAPLTVAP; from the coding sequence ATGGCGGGCACGCAACGGCAGGACCGGTTCACCTTCTTCTGGAAGGAGCAGTCCCCCTTCTCCCAGTTCCATCGCGTGGCCTTCGTGGTGGACGGCGTCCGCTACAACTGCGCCGAGCAGTTCATGATGGCGGGCAAGGCGCGCCTCTTCGGTGACGCGGAAGTCCTGAACGAAATCCTCGCGGCCAAGACGCCTCCCGCGCAGAAGGCGCTGGGTCGGAAGGTCCGCGGCTTCGACGTGGCGACGTGGGAGCGGGAGCGCGAGCGAATCGTCTACGCGGGCAATCGCGCGAAATTCACCCAGCACGCGGCGCTCCTCGAAGTGCTGCTCGCCACTCAGGGCACGGAGCTGGTGGAGGCCAGTCCCATGGACCGCATCTGGGGCGTGGGCCTGAAGATGGAGGACCCGCGCATCCAGGACCCTTCGAAGTGGAGGGGCTTGAATCTGCTGGGCAAGGTGCTGACGCGGCTGCGGGAGGACCTGCTCGCGGAAGGAATCACCGCGCCGCTGACTGTCGCGCCATGA
- a CDS encoding GDP-mannose 4,6-dehydratase: MRILVTGADGFVGRHLCALLRAAGDEVVEAHGPRGEGVSSSALHFDVANEAAVKAAVAEAKPDGVIHLAGFSSVAKSHHNPSRVFAVNTMGVVHLLTALRENAPKTRVVLVGSGEVYGPVPAGIRATEDTPAVPLSPYAASKSAAELAGVQFHRSYGLEVMMARPFNHLGAGQDPTFVVPSFASQIRAIGLGTVDPVLRTGNLDAVRDFSHVRDVVEAYRLLLVKGEPGQAYNICSGEGRTIRELLEEMLRLAGVNARIELDPARLRPSDIPSLIGAPDKLRALGWTPKLTVTDALRDVLGPKVPGAARTQG; this comes from the coding sequence ATGCGCATTCTCGTCACGGGAGCGGATGGGTTCGTCGGCAGGCATCTGTGCGCGCTCCTGCGCGCCGCCGGTGACGAGGTCGTCGAAGCACACGGGCCACGAGGAGAAGGGGTCAGCAGCAGCGCCCTGCACTTCGACGTGGCGAACGAGGCCGCGGTGAAGGCGGCCGTGGCCGAGGCGAAGCCCGACGGTGTCATCCACCTCGCGGGCTTCAGCTCGGTGGCCAAGAGCCACCACAACCCCTCGCGCGTGTTCGCGGTGAACACCATGGGGGTGGTGCATCTGTTGACGGCGCTGCGTGAGAACGCGCCCAAGACGCGCGTCGTCCTGGTGGGCTCGGGAGAGGTCTATGGCCCGGTGCCCGCGGGGATTCGCGCGACCGAGGACACGCCGGCGGTTCCGCTGAGCCCCTACGCGGCCTCCAAGTCCGCGGCGGAGCTCGCGGGCGTCCAGTTCCACCGCAGCTACGGGCTGGAGGTCATGATGGCCCGGCCCTTCAACCACCTGGGCGCGGGACAGGACCCCACCTTCGTCGTGCCGTCCTTCGCCTCGCAGATTCGCGCCATCGGACTGGGCACGGTGGACCCGGTGCTCCGCACGGGCAACCTGGATGCCGTGCGCGACTTCTCCCACGTGCGCGACGTGGTGGAGGCGTACCGGCTGCTGCTCGTGAAGGGCGAGCCCGGTCAGGCGTACAACATCTGCAGCGGCGAGGGCCGCACCATCCGCGAGCTGCTGGAGGAGATGCTCAGGCTCGCGGGCGTGAATGCGCGCATCGAGCTGGACCCCGCGCGGCTGCGCCCCTCCGACATCCCCAGCCTCATCGGCGCCCCGGACAAGCTCCGCGCGCTGGGCTGGACTCCCAAGTTGACGGTGACGGACGCCCTGCGCGACGTGCTGGGCCCCAAGGTCCCCGGCGCCGCCCGGACGCAGGGCTGA
- a CDS encoding glycosyltransferase, protein MAIHQLIASFVPGDASGQAALHLQLLLRRLGVWGGLYADEVGEGLEGLASPASELKPEPGDLVLYHHGIASPLSSRLMHLDCRRGLVFHNISPTRFYTGTTLENALVAGRAQLAAMAPFVDVAIGVSDYNAGELRVAGYRNVHTVPLLIEPERFGRDRADAKMLRRLSGPGPVLLGVSRVMPHKRFEDLLALHRELLRLRPQARLLMVGGYEPGSRYFRALKREARGLSGVNFLGRLSHAELVAAYRSASVFVSMSEHEGFGVPLIEAMASDVPVLAYGAAAVPETLGGAGVAFDQKRFAFLAELAVDLSEDLSLREPLIAGQRRRLEHFSATSVQGALSRALEGFLPAPRPRRAPPKRPRVAVVVQRYGEVTGGSEMLAAQVSERLSPHWDITVLTTCAKDHLSWDNVFPEGPDRIRGVNVLRFPTTRRRNIQGFNGLSRRVFDKSNERLREEQWVAEQGPMSPALLRHLASTQHEYDGYLFFTYLYAPTVWGLPLVASRAMLVPTTHDEAPIRFDAYRDVFELPRALLCLTPEELTIIEKYFPGHARTRVVGVGVERPAADGARFRKKHGLHRDYLLYVGRQEAGKGVPELLQYHQALKQKYADAPDLVLAGDASMPLEGEGVRYLGRIPEQDKHDALAGALAVVVPSRYESLSLLTLESFAQGTPVLVNGRSDVLVGQVTRSGAGRAFTDLGSFIQGLREVGEARGPMGAKGLSYVKKQGWPQVVAAYQEELQRILEEKHR, encoded by the coding sequence ATGGCGATTCACCAGTTGATAGCGAGCTTCGTGCCCGGCGACGCCAGCGGACAGGCCGCGCTGCACCTGCAGCTCCTCCTGCGCCGCCTGGGCGTATGGGGAGGCCTGTACGCCGATGAAGTAGGCGAGGGCCTGGAGGGCCTGGCGAGCCCCGCTTCGGAGCTGAAGCCCGAGCCCGGAGACCTGGTGCTGTATCACCACGGCATCGCCTCGCCGCTGAGCAGCCGGCTCATGCACCTGGACTGCCGGCGCGGCCTCGTCTTCCACAACATCAGCCCCACGCGCTTCTACACGGGCACGACGTTGGAGAACGCGCTGGTGGCGGGCCGCGCGCAGCTCGCCGCCATGGCGCCGTTCGTGGACGTGGCCATCGGCGTGTCGGACTACAACGCCGGGGAGCTGCGAGTCGCCGGCTATCGCAACGTCCACACCGTGCCGCTGCTCATCGAGCCGGAGCGCTTCGGACGCGACCGCGCCGACGCGAAGATGCTGCGCAGGTTGTCGGGCCCCGGCCCCGTGTTGCTCGGCGTCAGCCGGGTGATGCCGCACAAGCGCTTCGAGGACCTCCTCGCGCTGCACCGCGAGCTCTTGCGGCTGCGCCCGCAAGCGCGGCTGCTGATGGTGGGCGGGTATGAGCCGGGCAGCCGCTACTTCCGCGCGCTCAAGCGGGAGGCGCGTGGCCTGAGCGGGGTGAACTTCCTGGGCAGGCTGAGCCACGCGGAGCTCGTGGCCGCGTACCGCTCCGCCTCCGTGTTCGTGTCGATGAGCGAGCACGAGGGCTTCGGTGTCCCGCTCATCGAGGCGATGGCCTCCGACGTGCCCGTGCTCGCATATGGCGCCGCGGCGGTGCCGGAGACGCTGGGCGGCGCGGGCGTCGCGTTCGACCAGAAGCGCTTCGCCTTCCTCGCCGAGCTGGCGGTGGACCTGAGCGAGGACCTGTCCCTGCGCGAGCCCCTCATCGCGGGCCAGCGGCGCCGCCTGGAGCACTTCTCCGCCACGTCCGTGCAGGGAGCCCTGTCACGCGCCTTGGAGGGCTTCCTGCCCGCACCTCGGCCCCGGCGCGCGCCCCCCAAGCGGCCTCGGGTCGCGGTGGTGGTGCAACGCTACGGCGAGGTGACGGGCGGCTCGGAGATGCTGGCCGCGCAGGTGTCCGAGCGCCTCTCGCCGCACTGGGACATCACGGTGCTGACCACGTGCGCGAAGGACCACCTCTCCTGGGACAACGTCTTCCCGGAAGGCCCGGACCGGATTCGCGGAGTGAACGTGCTGCGCTTCCCGACGACGCGCAGGCGCAACATCCAGGGCTTCAACGGGTTGTCGCGCCGGGTCTTCGACAAGAGCAATGAGCGGCTGCGCGAGGAGCAGTGGGTCGCCGAGCAAGGCCCCATGTCACCGGCGCTCTTGCGTCACCTCGCCTCCACGCAGCACGAGTACGACGGCTACCTGTTCTTCACGTACCTGTATGCGCCGACGGTCTGGGGCCTGCCCCTGGTGGCGAGCCGGGCGATGCTCGTGCCCACCACCCATGACGAAGCCCCCATCCGCTTCGATGCCTACCGGGATGTGTTCGAGCTCCCCCGCGCGCTGCTCTGCCTCACGCCGGAGGAGTTGACCATCATCGAGAAGTACTTCCCCGGACACGCGAGGACCCGCGTGGTGGGCGTGGGCGTGGAGCGGCCCGCCGCCGATGGGGCTCGCTTCCGCAAGAAGCACGGCCTGCACCGCGACTACCTGCTCTACGTGGGCCGGCAGGAGGCCGGCAAGGGCGTACCCGAGTTGCTCCAGTATCACCAGGCCCTGAAGCAGAAGTACGCGGACGCGCCGGACCTGGTGCTCGCGGGCGACGCCAGCATGCCGCTGGAAGGAGAAGGCGTGCGCTACCTCGGCCGGATTCCGGAGCAGGACAAGCACGATGCGCTGGCCGGGGCGCTGGCGGTGGTGGTGCCCTCCCGCTATGAGAGCCTGTCCCTGCTCACGCTGGAGTCCTTCGCGCAGGGCACGCCGGTGTTGGTGAATGGCCGCTCCGACGTGCTGGTGGGCCAGGTGACACGCAGCGGAGCGGGACGGGCGTTCACGGACCTGGGCTCGTTCATCCAGGGCTTGCGCGAAGTGGGCGAGGCCCGAGGCCCCATGGGCGCCAAGGGCTTGTCGTACGTGAAGAAGCAGGGGTGGCCCCAGGTGGTCGCCGCCTATCAGGAAGAGCTGCAACGCATCCTCGAGGAGAAGCACCGATGA